The following coding sequences lie in one Leucobacter allii genomic window:
- a CDS encoding ABC transporter ATP-binding protein, translated as MSDGLQLRGIAKRFGARTVLADVSFDVAPGEIVAVVGPSGCGKSTLLSLLTGAQRPDAGEIRYGGAATAEAGRPFAYMPQRDVLLPWRRILDNAAIGLEVAGLPRAEARRRAGALFDAFGLAGTEDRFPRQLSGGMRQRVSFLRTVVQQRPVLLLDEPFGALDAITRDELQRWLLGIWDSQGWSALFITHDIREAVRMADRVLVLGGGRIAGEVGVTRDIPRGDGFRADPRVPGLEERVHALLRAAAMPGTPVAQGPA; from the coding sequence GTGAGCGACGGCCTGCAGCTGCGCGGGATCGCGAAGCGCTTCGGCGCGCGCACCGTGCTCGCGGACGTCTCGTTCGACGTGGCCCCTGGGGAGATCGTCGCCGTCGTTGGCCCGAGCGGCTGCGGCAAGTCGACGCTGCTGAGCCTGCTCACCGGGGCGCAGCGGCCCGACGCCGGGGAGATCCGCTACGGCGGGGCGGCCACCGCCGAAGCCGGTCGGCCGTTCGCCTACATGCCGCAGCGCGACGTGCTCCTGCCGTGGCGCCGCATCCTCGACAACGCGGCGATCGGTCTCGAGGTGGCGGGTCTCCCGCGTGCGGAGGCGCGCCGCCGGGCCGGGGCGCTCTTCGACGCCTTCGGGCTCGCCGGGACCGAGGATCGCTTCCCGCGGCAGCTGTCGGGCGGCATGCGGCAGCGGGTGTCGTTCCTGCGCACGGTCGTGCAGCAGCGCCCGGTGCTGCTGCTCGACGAGCCGTTCGGCGCGCTCGATGCGATCACGCGCGACGAGCTGCAGCGCTGGCTGCTCGGGATCTGGGATTCGCAGGGGTGGAGCGCGCTCTTCATCACCCACGACATCCGCGAGGCGGTGCGGATGGCCGACCGGGTGCTCGTGCTCGGCGGCGGGCGGATCGCGGGGGAGGTCGGCGTGACGCGGGACATCCCCCGCGGCGACGGCTTCCGCGCCGATCCCCGGGTGCCCGGCCTCGAGGAGCGGGTGCACGCGCTGCTGCGCGCCGCGGCGATGCCGGGGACGCCGGTGGCTCAGGGCCCCGCCTGA
- a CDS encoding 2-isopropylmalate synthase, whose translation MPSHRYRDAFSRVRVPLAEPGAEARRWPDARLTRAPLWVPVDLRDGNQALAEPMDPTRKRRFFELMVGMGYTEIEVGYPSASQTDYDFVRLIAEGGVAPEHVTIVVFTPARRDLIERTVASIAGIENEVVIHMYTATAPVWRETVLQRDREELRELILAGGRDLLELAGYLPNVRFQFSPEVFNLTEPDYALEICDAMTELWDARPERPVILNLPATVEIATPNVYADQIEYMHRRLARRDGVILSVHPHNDRGTGVACAELAVLAGAQRVEGCIFGNGERTGNVDLATLALNLHAQGVDPMIDFSDIDGIRSVVEDCNRLELHPRHPYVGDLVHTAFSGTHQDAIRKGLAEHRERAAADGVPEGEAAWRVPYLPIDPADLGRDYAAVIRVNSQSGKGGIAHLLETGYGIELPRRFQIELAGRVQRYADASGGEMTSAELWSVLEREYLWDPGARSPIASASVDASGARSEVTLRIAGAEHRSVHAGTGPIEALTAALASHGAAIEVIGLHQTSVGAGAGAAALSLLEFRGADGRTRWSAGHDGSVLAASTAAVVRAAGTAVVRAAGAGAGVDTGAGVDTGAGVRVGAGAD comes from the coding sequence ATGCCGTCCCACCGCTACCGCGACGCCTTCTCCCGCGTCCGGGTCCCGCTCGCCGAACCCGGCGCCGAGGCGCGCCGCTGGCCCGATGCGCGCCTCACCCGAGCCCCCCTCTGGGTGCCCGTCGATCTGCGCGACGGCAATCAAGCCCTCGCCGAGCCGATGGATCCGACACGCAAACGGCGCTTCTTCGAGCTCATGGTCGGCATGGGGTACACGGAGATCGAGGTCGGATACCCCTCCGCGTCGCAGACCGACTACGACTTCGTGCGGCTCATCGCCGAGGGCGGCGTCGCCCCCGAGCACGTCACCATCGTCGTGTTCACCCCCGCCAGGCGCGACCTCATCGAGCGCACGGTCGCCTCGATCGCGGGCATCGAGAACGAGGTCGTCATCCACATGTACACCGCGACGGCGCCCGTGTGGCGCGAGACGGTGCTGCAGCGCGACCGGGAGGAGCTGCGGGAGCTGATCCTCGCCGGCGGTCGGGATCTGCTCGAGCTCGCCGGGTATCTGCCGAACGTCCGCTTCCAGTTCTCCCCCGAGGTGTTCAACCTCACGGAGCCCGACTACGCGCTCGAGATCTGCGACGCGATGACCGAGCTCTGGGACGCCCGGCCGGAGCGCCCCGTGATCCTCAATCTGCCCGCCACGGTCGAGATCGCGACCCCCAACGTCTACGCCGACCAGATCGAGTACATGCACCGCCGCCTCGCGCGGCGCGACGGCGTGATCCTCTCCGTGCACCCTCATAACGATCGCGGCACGGGCGTGGCCTGCGCCGAGCTCGCCGTGCTGGCGGGGGCGCAGCGCGTCGAGGGGTGCATCTTCGGCAACGGCGAGCGCACCGGCAACGTCGATCTCGCGACCCTCGCGCTCAACCTGCATGCGCAGGGCGTGGACCCGATGATCGATTTCTCCGACATCGACGGGATCCGGAGCGTGGTCGAGGACTGCAACCGTCTGGAACTGCACCCCAGGCATCCGTACGTCGGCGACCTCGTGCACACCGCCTTCAGCGGCACCCACCAGGACGCCATCCGCAAAGGCCTGGCCGAGCACCGGGAGCGGGCCGCCGCGGACGGCGTCCCCGAGGGCGAGGCCGCGTGGCGGGTGCCGTATCTGCCGATCGATCCCGCCGACCTCGGGCGCGACTACGCGGCGGTGATCCGCGTGAACTCGCAGTCGGGCAAGGGCGGCATCGCCCATCTGCTCGAGACCGGCTACGGCATCGAGCTGCCGCGCCGCTTCCAGATCGAGCTCGCCGGCCGCGTGCAGCGCTACGCCGACGCCTCGGGCGGCGAGATGACGTCCGCGGAGCTGTGGTCCGTGCTCGAGCGCGAGTACCTCTGGGATCCGGGCGCCCGCTCGCCGATCGCGAGCGCGAGCGTCGACGCGAGCGGGGCGCGCAGCGAGGTCACGCTCCGGATCGCCGGCGCGGAGCATCGCAGCGTCCACGCGGGGACGGGTCCGATCGAGGCGCTCACGGCGGCGCTCGCCTCGCACGGCGCCGCGATCGAGGTGATCGGGCTCCACCAGACGAGCGTCGGCGCCGGGGCCGGCGCCGCGGCGCTCAGCCTCCTGGAGTTCCGCGGCGCCGACGGACGGACGCGCTGGTCGGCCGGGCACGACGGATCCGTGCTGGCGGCGAGTACGGCAGCCGTGGTCCGCGCCGCTGGCACGGCAGTGGTCCGCGCCGCGGGCGCAGGTGCGGGCGTCGACACGGGCGCGGGGGTCGACACGGGCGCGGGGGTTCGCGTCGGCGCGGGCGCCGACTGA
- a CDS encoding FadR/GntR family transcriptional regulator produces the protein MPENARAGVRREPLADQAAQLLLERIRAGEWPLGARLPGETTLAPQLGVGRSTVREAIRQLAGRGVLASRQGAGVFVRALDAREDWDAVLLRADIRSVLEARAAIEAEAAALAAARRTPADLRAIRRALTERAAARDGIAAHVDADTAFHRGIVVAAHNPILLELFDGFTPRMRQAMIEMLRIRTEFGGDADHAAHERLADAVAAREADAASALSRAHLAALAEALA, from the coding sequence ATGCCGGAGAACGCACGCGCCGGCGTCCGCAGGGAACCGCTGGCCGATCAGGCGGCGCAGCTGCTGCTCGAGCGCATCCGGGCGGGCGAGTGGCCACTCGGCGCCCGGCTGCCGGGGGAGACGACGCTCGCTCCGCAGCTCGGCGTCGGCCGCTCCACCGTGCGCGAGGCGATCCGGCAGCTCGCCGGCCGCGGCGTGCTCGCCTCGCGCCAGGGCGCGGGCGTGTTCGTCCGAGCGCTCGACGCGCGGGAGGACTGGGACGCCGTGCTGCTGCGCGCCGACATCCGCTCCGTGCTCGAGGCCCGGGCCGCCATCGAGGCGGAGGCGGCCGCTCTCGCGGCCGCCCGTCGCACGCCCGCGGACCTCCGCGCGATCCGTCGCGCCCTGACGGAGCGGGCGGCCGCGCGGGACGGGATCGCGGCGCACGTCGATGCGGATACGGCCTTCCACCGCGGTATCGTCGTCGCCGCGCACAACCCGATCCTGCTCGAGCTCTTCGACGGCTTCACGCCGCGCATGCGGCAGGCCATGATCGAGATGCTGCGGATCCGCACGGAGTTCGGCGGGGACGCCGACCACGCGGCGCACGAACGGCTCGCCGACGCCGTCGCCGCGCGGGAGGCGGACGCCGCCTCCGCGCTCAGCCGTGCCCATCTCGCCGCGCTCGCGGAGGCCCTCGCGTGA
- a CDS encoding ABC transporter ATP-binding protein → MSAAPVLALRDVVFRRNGQEILHGVDLTVRAGERWALLGPNGAGKSTILGFCGAQTHPTSGTVDVLGHRLGRVELQELRRGIGHVNPRHPVRSAITAREVVLTGLTGTIELPLRWSPGPEQLARADALLADVGLEARREAAWPTMSQGERGRALIARALAAEPRLLLLDEPTTGLDVAAREQFLETLDALARAEPDLTTILVTHHLEELPETTTHAVVIARGSVVAAGPVGAVVTTGTISRAFEHPIEVVHAEGRWSARARRTAPGSPTARGSGPATGSGSSNGRIGVNG, encoded by the coding sequence GTGAGCGCCGCGCCGGTCCTCGCGCTGCGCGACGTCGTCTTCCGGCGCAACGGCCAGGAGATCCTCCACGGCGTGGACCTGACGGTGCGCGCCGGGGAGCGGTGGGCGCTGCTCGGGCCGAACGGCGCGGGCAAGAGCACGATCCTCGGCTTCTGCGGCGCGCAGACCCATCCCACCTCGGGCACCGTCGACGTGCTCGGGCACCGGCTGGGCCGCGTCGAGCTGCAGGAGCTGCGCCGCGGGATCGGGCACGTCAACCCGCGGCATCCCGTGCGCTCAGCGATCACGGCGCGCGAGGTCGTGCTCACGGGCCTCACCGGGACGATCGAGCTCCCCCTGCGCTGGTCGCCCGGCCCCGAGCAGCTCGCCCGCGCCGACGCGCTGCTCGCCGACGTGGGGCTCGAGGCGCGCCGCGAAGCGGCCTGGCCGACGATGTCGCAGGGGGAGCGCGGCCGCGCGCTCATCGCCCGCGCGCTCGCCGCGGAGCCGCGGCTGCTGCTGCTCGATGAACCCACCACGGGCCTCGACGTGGCCGCGCGCGAGCAGTTCCTCGAGACGCTCGACGCGCTCGCCCGAGCGGAGCCGGATCTCACCACGATCCTCGTGACCCATCACCTCGAGGAGCTGCCCGAGACGACCACGCACGCGGTCGTGATCGCCCGCGGCAGCGTCGTCGCGGCGGGGCCGGTCGGGGCCGTGGTGACGACCGGGACGATCTCGCGCGCCTTCGAGCACCCCATCGAGGTCGTGCACGCGGAGGGGCGGTGGTCGGCCCGCGCGCGGCGCACGGCCCCCGGCTCCCCGACCGCGCGCGGCTCGGGCCCCGCGACGGGCTCGGGCTCCTCGAACGGCCGGATCGGGGTGAACGGCTAA
- a CDS encoding GyrI-like domain-containing protein gives MPGQDRAASAGKIDFKREIAAYRAPRGAFEIVDVPRLQYLMVDGHGDPNTAPAYSAALAALYPLAYALKFASRRELGRDYVVMPLEGLWWAEDMAVFTAARDKSRWDWTMMIMVPDWIDAGRLDAARATVRAGRGRVATTPDSLGDVRLDALAEGCCVQTLHVGPYDAEAPVLAELHERFIPERGLRMTGPHHEIYLGDPRRVAPDRLRTILRQPVARRGPEPLAASESEPLAAA, from the coding sequence ATGCCGGGGCAGGATCGGGCGGCGAGCGCCGGGAAGATCGATTTCAAGCGGGAGATCGCCGCGTACCGAGCGCCTCGGGGAGCGTTCGAGATCGTCGACGTCCCGAGGCTGCAGTACCTCATGGTCGACGGGCACGGGGACCCCAACACCGCTCCGGCCTACTCGGCGGCGCTCGCGGCGCTCTACCCCCTCGCCTACGCGCTGAAGTTCGCGAGCCGGCGGGAGCTCGGGCGCGACTACGTCGTCATGCCTCTCGAAGGACTGTGGTGGGCCGAGGACATGGCGGTGTTCACCGCGGCCCGCGACAAGAGCCGCTGGGACTGGACGATGATGATCATGGTGCCCGACTGGATCGACGCGGGACGCCTCGACGCGGCGCGCGCGACGGTGCGCGCCGGCCGGGGACGGGTGGCGACGACGCCGGATTCGCTCGGCGACGTGCGGCTCGACGCCCTCGCGGAGGGGTGCTGCGTGCAGACCCTCCATGTGGGCCCCTACGACGCCGAGGCTCCGGTGCTCGCGGAGCTGCATGAGCGCTTCATTCCCGAGCGCGGGCTGCGGATGACCGGCCCGCATCACGAGATCTACCTCGGCGATCCGCGCCGGGTCGCGCCCGATCGGCTCCGCACGATCCTGCGCCAGCCGGTCGCGCGACGGGGTCCGGAGCCCCTCGCCGCGTCCGAGTCCGAGCCGCTCGCCGCGGCCTAG
- a CDS encoding YihY/virulence factor BrkB family protein: MADAAGRGIVGRGIARLLQWRAVRAYLRYSEHRGPMLADSITYRALFSVFAAVLLGFSAAAIWLGGDPEAMAALTAALDRAVPGLSEVVDLSRIDAPVGFSIVGVVSFIGLAGAAISAIGSLRTALRILADELHDDVFFVWVALRNLLVAAVLGGLLVAAAVLSVAGASGIAAVLGWIGEDDGPVASWLGRGFGVLVVFVIDVLAVALVFRVLSGVRAPARALWGGALIGGAGLTVLQELSGLFVRGASANPLLASFAALIALLIWFNLSAQVILVASSYIVTATAESRDRIRERYGAETLAQHRRRRAEDAVRAASRELRDARSAEERERDAARGEPG, translated from the coding sequence ATGGCGGATGCGGCTGGGCGGGGGATCGTGGGCCGCGGGATCGCACGGCTGCTGCAGTGGCGAGCGGTGCGTGCGTACCTCCGCTACAGCGAGCATCGCGGACCCATGCTCGCGGACAGCATCACCTACCGCGCGCTCTTCAGCGTGTTCGCGGCCGTGCTGCTCGGCTTCTCCGCCGCCGCGATCTGGCTCGGCGGCGATCCCGAGGCCATGGCCGCGCTCACCGCGGCCCTCGACCGGGCCGTTCCCGGGCTCTCGGAGGTCGTGGACCTCAGCCGCATCGATGCGCCCGTCGGCTTCTCGATCGTGGGCGTCGTCTCATTCATCGGACTCGCCGGCGCGGCGATCAGCGCGATCGGGAGCCTGCGCACCGCGCTGCGGATCCTCGCGGACGAGCTCCACGACGACGTGTTCTTCGTGTGGGTGGCGCTGCGCAACCTGCTCGTCGCCGCAGTGCTCGGCGGGCTCCTCGTCGCGGCCGCCGTGCTCAGCGTCGCGGGCGCGTCGGGGATCGCGGCCGTGCTCGGCTGGATCGGCGAGGACGACGGTCCCGTCGCGTCGTGGCTCGGCCGCGGCTTCGGCGTGCTCGTCGTCTTCGTCATCGACGTGCTCGCGGTCGCTCTCGTCTTCCGCGTGCTCTCGGGCGTGCGCGCTCCGGCGCGAGCGCTCTGGGGCGGGGCGCTCATCGGCGGCGCCGGGCTGACGGTGCTCCAGGAGCTCTCCGGACTGTTCGTGCGCGGGGCGAGCGCGAATCCGCTGCTCGCCTCCTTCGCTGCGCTCATCGCGCTGCTGATCTGGTTCAACCTCTCGGCGCAGGTGATCCTCGTGGCGAGCAGCTACATCGTGACGGCGACGGCCGAGTCGCGCGACCGGATCCGCGAGCGCTACGGCGCCGAGACGCTCGCGCAGCACCGGCGCCGCCGCGCGGAGGACGCCGTGCGCGCCGCGAGCCGGGAGCTCCGCGACGCGCGATCGGCCGAGGAGCGCGAGCGGGATGCCGCTCGTGGAGAACCGGGCTAG
- a CDS encoding SOS response-associated peptidase family protein gives MCASYGLGGGPHRVELTFDLPPMHEPESRETIARWAREQGSTARITGRRARNLNPLIHRGRGEPVVELAWWWLHVGGAPAPFSAFNARDDALLRSWRAPLQRRAILPAHWYVEQGGIFAMPGDELFGIAAIVTPVPQAAGEPLLSYAMVTRAAVGAAAEIHPRMPLVLPRTAHAAWLDPARPGDAALVAETVAASDGAAAEVLRIDEAAATGFDAVLF, from the coding sequence ATGTGCGCGAGTTACGGGCTCGGCGGCGGGCCGCACCGGGTGGAGCTGACCTTCGACCTGCCCCCGATGCACGAGCCGGAGTCCCGGGAGACGATCGCCCGCTGGGCGCGCGAGCAGGGGAGCACGGCGCGCATCACGGGACGGCGCGCCCGCAACCTCAACCCGCTCATCCACCGCGGGCGCGGCGAACCGGTCGTGGAGCTCGCCTGGTGGTGGCTGCACGTCGGAGGGGCGCCCGCCCCCTTCAGCGCCTTCAACGCCCGGGACGACGCGCTGCTGCGCAGCTGGCGCGCCCCGCTGCAGCGCCGCGCGATCCTCCCCGCCCACTGGTACGTCGAGCAGGGCGGGATCTTCGCGATGCCGGGCGACGAGCTGTTCGGAATCGCCGCGATCGTGACGCCCGTGCCGCAGGCGGCCGGCGAACCGCTGCTCAGCTACGCGATGGTCACCCGCGCCGCGGTGGGCGCCGCCGCCGAGATCCATCCGCGGATGCCGCTCGTGCTGCCGCGCACCGCCCACGCGGCCTGGCTCGATCCGGCGCGGCCGGGGGATGCGGCGCTCGTCGCCGAGACGGTGGCGGCCTCCGACGGCGCCGCCGCCGAGGTGCTCCGCATCGACGAGGCCGCGGCGACCGGATTCGACGCGGTCCTCTTCTGA
- a CDS encoding dipeptidase: MGEQSAGSARPEGVESAVRAAVDAQFAATLDELQRLVRIPSVSWPDFDHAHLAASAQEIAELLRGTGIFDVVDIRRAPLDGQEHEAEPALGQPAVVARREARNGRPTVLLYAHHDVQPPGDEAAWETPPFEPSERDGRLYGRGAADDKAGVMAHIGAIRALAAAAAETGRELELGIALFIEGEEEWASQSFGNFLREQRELLAADAIIVADSSNWDETTPALTVALRGAVACNLRVETLDHASHSGMFGGAVPDAMLATVRLLDTLWDADGAVAVPGLASADLAVPEYDEARLRRETGLLDGVSPIGRGEILSRLWAQPAISITGIDAPSIAHASNTLIPSTRVRLSARIAPGQDPESAYAALRAHLEAHVPFGARLSFEDAGLGQAFLVETSGWAVAEVRGAMADAWGTDPVDIGVGGSIPFIAELVTEFPDAQILVTGVEDPDGRAHSPNESLHLASFKKSLLTEALFLARLDARTAD; the protein is encoded by the coding sequence ATGGGCGAGCAGAGCGCGGGATCGGCGCGGCCGGAGGGGGTCGAATCGGCGGTGCGCGCCGCCGTCGACGCGCAGTTCGCCGCCACGCTCGACGAGCTGCAGCGCCTCGTGCGCATCCCGTCCGTCTCCTGGCCGGACTTCGACCACGCCCACCTCGCCGCGAGCGCGCAGGAGATCGCGGAGCTGCTGCGCGGCACCGGGATCTTCGACGTCGTCGACATCCGTCGCGCCCCGCTCGACGGTCAGGAGCACGAGGCCGAGCCGGCGCTCGGACAGCCGGCCGTCGTCGCGCGCCGGGAGGCCAGGAACGGGCGTCCGACCGTGCTGCTCTACGCGCACCACGACGTGCAGCCGCCCGGGGACGAGGCGGCGTGGGAGACGCCGCCGTTCGAGCCGAGCGAGCGGGACGGGCGGCTCTACGGCCGCGGCGCCGCCGACGACAAGGCCGGCGTGATGGCCCACATCGGCGCGATCCGCGCGCTCGCCGCCGCGGCGGCGGAGACCGGCAGGGAGCTCGAGCTCGGCATCGCCCTCTTCATCGAGGGGGAGGAGGAGTGGGCCTCGCAGTCCTTCGGCAACTTCCTCCGCGAGCAGCGCGAACTGCTCGCCGCCGACGCGATCATCGTGGCCGACTCGAGCAACTGGGACGAGACGACGCCGGCGCTCACGGTCGCCCTGCGCGGTGCCGTCGCCTGCAACCTCCGCGTCGAGACGCTCGATCACGCCTCGCACTCCGGCATGTTCGGCGGGGCCGTACCCGACGCGATGCTCGCGACCGTGCGGCTGCTCGACACCCTCTGGGACGCCGACGGCGCGGTCGCCGTGCCCGGGCTCGCCTCGGCGGATCTCGCGGTCCCCGAGTACGACGAGGCGCGCCTGCGCCGCGAGACCGGGCTTCTCGACGGCGTCTCGCCGATCGGACGCGGCGAGATCCTCAGCCGGCTGTGGGCGCAGCCCGCGATCTCGATCACCGGCATCGACGCGCCGAGCATCGCGCACGCCTCGAACACGCTCATCCCGAGCACCCGCGTGCGCCTCAGCGCGCGTATCGCCCCGGGGCAGGACCCCGAGTCGGCGTACGCCGCGCTGCGCGCGCATCTGGAGGCGCACGTCCCCTTCGGTGCGCGGCTGAGCTTCGAGGACGCGGGGCTCGGGCAGGCCTTCCTCGTCGAAACGAGCGGCTGGGCCGTCGCCGAGGTGCGCGGTGCGATGGCCGACGCCTGGGGGACGGACCCGGTCGACATCGGCGTCGGCGGCTCGATCCCGTTCATCGCCGAGCTCGTGACGGAGTTCCCCGACGCGCAGATCCTGGTCACCGGGGTCGAGGACCCGGACGGGCGCGCGCACAGCCCGAACGAGTCGCTCCATCTCGCCTCGTTCAAGAAGTCGCTGCTCACCGAGGCGCTCTTCCTCGCGCGCCTCGATGCGCGCACCGCCGACTGA
- the mscL gene encoding large conductance mechanosensitive channel protein MscL, whose translation MFNGFKEFLLRGNVVDLAVAVVIGAAFNTVVERVVDSLFNPIIGMFFRADSLDQALTVALPGGGTLAFGAIIGALINFLIVAAVVYFVFVMPMNRLRPKAEEAPAGPSQEELLAEIRDLLAAQQNRGAAPPETTAHKH comes from the coding sequence ATGTTCAACGGTTTCAAGGAGTTCCTGCTGCGGGGGAACGTCGTCGACCTGGCGGTCGCCGTCGTCATCGGCGCCGCGTTCAACACGGTGGTGGAGCGGGTCGTCGATTCGCTCTTCAACCCGATCATCGGCATGTTCTTCCGTGCCGATTCGCTCGATCAGGCGCTGACGGTCGCATTGCCGGGCGGCGGCACGCTCGCCTTCGGCGCCATCATCGGCGCGCTCATCAACTTCCTGATCGTCGCGGCGGTCGTGTACTTCGTGTTCGTCATGCCGATGAACCGGCTCCGCCCGAAGGCGGAGGAGGCTCCGGCCGGCCCGAGCCAGGAGGAGCTCCTCGCCGAGATCCGCGACCTGCTCGCGGCGCAGCAGAACCGCGGCGCCGCTCCGCCGGAGACCACGGCGCACAAGCACTGA
- a CDS encoding DUF4190 domain-containing protein, translated as MSDTNVPGGETPQQPTAPVPPAAPASAPQAPQFPPAPQAAPAPQQPQAPVPPAPQQPGYAPQAPGYAPPQQPQAPQQPQIPGYGAMPPAPPQPGYPMAGGPAPVQPKGLALAALIVGIASLVLCWIPFIGILGGIAAIVLGIIAIKKAQSKGMSITGIITGGVALLAAAAFLIVSIVVLSWASSTTSSALDELEQATEELESTLPDSLDDSGSGLSDGTTSDEPADDSAATTSGDRSAEFCDALDAAMAADAPMTDSGAAAPELVEAYRELAAIDSPHQDAYASFADYIADPMNADAPDDEYYTAIVEDSMACM; from the coding sequence ATGTCCGACACCAACGTCCCCGGCGGGGAGACGCCGCAGCAGCCGACCGCGCCGGTGCCGCCCGCCGCTCCCGCATCCGCGCCCCAGGCGCCCCAGTTCCCGCCCGCACCGCAGGCAGCCCCGGCGCCGCAACAGCCCCAGGCTCCGGTGCCGCCCGCGCCGCAGCAGCCGGGGTACGCCCCTCAGGCCCCCGGCTACGCTCCCCCGCAGCAGCCGCAGGCGCCGCAGCAGCCGCAGATCCCCGGCTACGGGGCGATGCCCCCGGCGCCGCCGCAGCCCGGCTACCCCATGGCCGGCGGGCCCGCTCCCGTGCAGCCGAAGGGCCTCGCGCTCGCGGCGCTCATCGTCGGCATCGCGAGCCTCGTGCTGTGCTGGATCCCCTTCATCGGCATCCTCGGCGGCATCGCGGCCATCGTCCTCGGCATCATCGCCATCAAGAAGGCGCAGTCGAAGGGGATGTCGATCACGGGCATCATCACGGGCGGCGTCGCCCTGCTCGCGGCCGCGGCGTTCCTCATCGTCTCCATCGTCGTGCTGAGCTGGGCGTCGAGCACCACCTCCTCGGCGCTCGATGAGCTCGAGCAGGCCACCGAGGAGCTCGAAAGCACGCTCCCCGACTCCCTCGACGACTCCGGGAGCGGCCTCTCGGACGGCACGACGAGCGATGAGCCCGCCGACGACTCCGCGGCCACAACGAGCGGCGATCGCTCGGCGGAGTTCTGCGACGCGCTCGATGCCGCGATGGCCGCCGACGCGCCGATGACCGATTCCGGAGCAGCGGCCCCCGAGCTCGTCGAGGCGTACCGGGAGCTGGCCGCCATCGACAGCCCGCACCAGGACGCCTACGCCTCCTTCGCGGACTACATCGCGGATCCGATGAACGCCGATGCACCGGACGACGAGTACTACACGGCGATCGTGGAGGACTCGATGGCCTGCATGTAA